The Duganella sp. BuS-21 sequence CCGGCTTCATCGAGATGTGATTGGTGCCGCTGACCTTTAGGCCGGTGGTCTTGAAATCCATCGCGCAGGCTGCGCCGTTGCCGCTGTTAATGCAGGTGCTGGCGTTGGTGGCGCCGCTGGCCGACAGGGTGGAGATGCCCGGCGTTTTGTTCTCCACCGTGGCGGCGGTGTTGACGCCACCGCTGATGGCAAACGCCTTCCCGCCCGGCTGCAGCGTGGCCTCGACGTTGCCGGTGTAGTGCGGCGCGGTGCAGGCGGCGTTGGCGCAGGCGGTCACCGTCACGGTCTGCGGCTGGCAGGTCAGGGCGGTGCCGCTGTGGCTGATCTGGAAGTGGTGCGGCAAACTGGGCGGCGGCGAACCGCAGGTCGGGTTGTAGCTGGAGTCGGCCTTGGTCACGCAGCTGCAGCCCACGGCGCCGGGACCGGTGCAGGTGATGGTCTTGGTGACGGCCGCGCCCCAGTCCAGGTAGATGGCGTTGACCGCCGCGTTGCCGTTGACGGTGGCGTTGCTCGAGTGCGTGTTGACGTTGCGCGCCGACAGGTCGCCGTTGATGGTGGTGCCCGATCCCATGTCGACGTCGCCGGTCATGGTGACACTGCCGTTAATCACCGCTCCCGAGGCGCGCATGGTCAGCGAACCGCCCTTGACGGTGCCGGTGACGGTGTTGCCGCTGCCGATGTCGAGCGAGGTGCTGGCGGTGATATTGCCCTTGACCGTGGAGCTGGAAGGGCTCAGCGTCACCACCGGCGAGGTGACGTTGCCGTTCACCGTGCTGCCGGAGGCCAGCGTGAACGAGGTGCTGGCCGTGACGTTGCCGTTGACCGTCACCGGCGAGGTCGAGGTGATGGTGGTGCCGCTGACGTTGCCGCCCACCGTCAGGCCCGAGCCCATGGCCACGGTGGTGGTGGCGGTGATGGCGCCGCCGATGGTGCCGGGCGAATTGGTCTGGACCGCGTTGGCGGTGACGTTGCCGTTGACCTTGATGGCCGAGCCCAGGTCCGCCAGCCCGCTCACATTCACCGAGCCGGTGATGGTGACGCCCGAGTTGGTGCTGATGCTGGCCGCAACGATCGAGCCGTTGATGGTGACGCTGGAGCCCAGCTTGAAGCTGCCGCCCGCCGTGAGGGTGCTGCCGCCGGTGCTGACGCTGGCCGGATTGATGCCCGACAAGTCGAGGTTGCCGCTGGTTTGCAGCGCGCCGGTGGCGCTGATCGTCAGGCCCTGGTTGTAGCTGGGCGCAAAGCTGGTCATGACCACCGTGTAGCCGCCGGCGATGACGACGACGTCGGTGGGGCCGATGGCGAAACTGCCGGTGCAGTTATAGGTACTGGCGCTCAGCGGGCAGTTGGCGACAGCGCCGCCGTTGAAGTTAACGTTGGCCGCGGATGCCGGCGCGGCCGTCATCAATGTGGTTAAAACGATAAGCCATCCGAAAATTGATTTCATTCGATCACCTGAGCATGCCTGCCCGAATTATAGGCGGACATGCCCGGCAACCGTGTAATTAACGTTTGACCTTGCCGAAGGCGTCGCCTGCCTTCCACGTTTGCATGGTCGGTGCGTTGGCCACGTGGTAGCCCAGGTTGAGCGTGAACTGGGCTTGCTGCACCATGCCCGACAGGTCCCAGTCGGCGTGGTATTGGTCGCTCGGCTGGTGGTAATCCTGCTTGAAGGCCACCAGGCGGGCGCGGTTGCGCTCCTGGTTGTCGGTGAAGTCGAAGTAGCCGTCGCCCGAGAACACGGCCGAGCCGACGTTAAACGCCGGCACGCCGGCCTTGGCGAAGCTGAAGTGGTCGGCGCGGAAATAGGCGCCCGACAGGTCGGGAATGGCCGGCGCCAGCTTCAGGCCCATCTGCTTGGCCACCACCTCGGCCGCCGCGTACAGGCTGCTGCGCTCGGCGCCGGCGACGCCGATGTCGCGCGTCTTGCCGACGAAGTTCATGGAGTCGAGGTTGAGGTCGGCCGAGGTTTTGTCCAGCGGCCAGGCCGGGTTGCGGATATAGGCGATGCTGCCGAGGAAGCCGGTCTCCTCGCCGGCCGGCCACAGGAACACCTGGCTGCGCTTGGCCGGATGCTTGACCGCCTCCTGCGCCATGGCCAGCAGGGCGGCCACGCCGGAACCGTTGTCGATGGCGCCGTTCCAGATATTGTCGCCCTGCTTGCTGTCGTCGATGCCCAGGTGGTCCCAGTGCGCCGAGTAGACCACGGCTTCCGATTTCAGCTTGGCGTCGGTGCCGGGCACGATGCCGACCACGTTGTACTGCTCGATCTGGCGGATCTTGCTCTTCACCTCGGCGCGCAGCTTGAGCTTGAGGTCGACCGGGCGGAAATCGCTGCGTTCGGCGTCGGCGCGCAGCTGGTCGAGGTCGAAGCCGCCGGCGGCGAACAGGGCGCGCGCGGTGTCTTCCTGCAGCCAGCCTTCCAGCGGATTGCCGCTGCCGGCCAGGTGGAAGCGCTCGTGCGCGAAGCTGGTGGCGGGCACGCTCCAGCCGTAGGAGGCGGACGGCGTGGTGTGGATCAGCAGCACGCCGGCCGCGCCCTGGCGCACCGCTTCTTCATACTTGTACATCCAGCGGCCGTAATAGGTGTAGGCCTTGCCGGCGAAGCGGTTCGGCTCGGCGGCGGTCGGCTGCGGATCGTTCACCATCATCACCAGCAGCTTGCCCTTCATGTCGACGCCCTTGTAGTCGTCCCACTTTTCTTCCGGGGCGACGGCGCCGTAGCCGACGAACACCACCGGCGCATCGACCGTGATGTCTTCCTTGCCGCCCATGGTGCCGATCAGGATCTCGGTGCCGATGGCCGGCGTCAGCTCCTTGCCGTTGTCGGCGCTGACGCGCACGGAGCTGCCGGGCAGCAGCTTGCTGCCTTCGGCCTTGACCAGCTGGCGGTAGCTGCCGTCGGCCAGCGGCTTGAGGCCGAGCACCGCCGCCTGCGTCTCCAGGTAGCGCACGGTCAGGTCGCCGCCGCGCTGGCCGGTGCCGCGGCCTTCGAGCAGATCGTCGGCCAGGAAGGACAGGTGGGCGCGCAGCGGCGCTTCGGCGACGATCGGTTGCCGGGCGTGGGCCTGCAAGGCCAGGCCGGCGGCGAGGGCGATAACTGGAAGACGCATATTTACTCCATGGTTTGGTACGGAAGGCGGTAATCTTACTGTAAATCGACCAATAGAGGAGACCTATGAAAACCATCATCACCACCGGCGCATCGGACGGCATCGGCGCGTAAGTCGCGCGGCAACTGGCGCGCAGGCATGGTGCGCAAGTGGCGCTGGTGCTGGCGGCGCAGTGCGCGCAGGCGGGCGCGCCGGGACGCACGGCCTACAGCGCCACCAAGTTCGCCATGGGCGGCTTCAACGCCGCCGGCGGCGCTCTGGGCAGCAGCAGCCTGAAGGAAGACAAGGCGATGCCGGTGGAGGAGTGCGCGTCGCTGATCATCGACGGCATGGAGAGGCGCAAGCGCGAGGTGGTGATGTCGGCCAAAGGCAGGCTGGGCCGCTGGATGAAACTGATCGCGCCGGGGCTGGTGGAAAAGATGGCCCTGGTGGCGCTCAAGGACGACGTGAAACCTTGATTGTAAGCATTTGTAATGTCCGTCAACTCATCCATTCGAGACCGCGTTTTTTGCTCATGCGAGACGGGAATTATCCCGACGCCGAACCCCGAAAAGGAACACTATCATGACCAAAGTAATCGCCACTCTGATCGCCGGCCTGTTCGCAACCGCCGCATTCGCTCAAGCGCCAGTCGCTTCGGCTTCCGCCTCGGCCGCCGCCTCGACGCCAGCAGCTTCGGCACCGGCCGCTTCGGCGCCGGTGGTCAAGAAAGCCGCACACAAAAAGGCTCACAAAGCCAGCGCATCGGCTTCGGCATCGGCCGCAGCGTCGACGCCAGCACCGGCAGCGGCAGCGCCGGCAGCCAGCAAGTAAGTGTAGTTGCCTGGCGCAAGAGGAAAGATGGATTTCAATTTCCCATGCCGTTAAGCTAAGCGATGTCGTCCCGGCGAAAGCCGGGATCCATGCTGAGCTCGTCGGGCATGCGCCTCATGGATTCCCGCATTCGCGGGAATGACGACACCGTTGGTTTTGCACTTCAGCGGTTCAATTCCTCCAGCAGCGTGCGATGGAAGGCCGTCGGGTCTTCCATCTGGGGCGCGTGCCCCATGCCTTTTAATTCCACCAGCCGCGCGCCCGGTATCTTCTTCGCGGTCTCCTTGCCCAGCACGTCGTAGCGGCCGATCTTCACTTTCACTTCCGGCGGAGCGACGTCCTTGCCGATGGCCGTGGTGTCGGCGTCGCCGATCAGCAGCGTGGTCGGTACTTTCAGCAGCGGGAATTCGTACACCACCGGCTGCGTGAAAATCATGTCGTAGATCAGCGCCGAGTTCCACGCCACGACTTTTTTGCCGGGACCGTTGTTGAGGCCGGCCAGCATGTCGACCCATTTCTCATATTCCGGCTTCCAGTTGCCGCTGTAGTAGGTGGCGCGTTCATATGCGCGCACGCTGTCGGCGCTGAGCTTGAGTTCGCGCGCATACCACTGGTCCACGCTTTGCGACGGCACGCCCAGTGCCTTCCAGTCCTCCAGCCCGATCGGGTTGACCAGCACCAGCCGCGCCACCGCGTCCGGGTAGCTCAGCGCGTAGCGCGTGGCCAGCATGCCGCCGGTCGAGTGGCCGATCACGATGGCCTGCTTGACGCCGATGTGTTTCAACAGTCCGTCGGTGTTGGCGGCCAGTTGCTGGAAGGTGTATTGATAGTGCTCGGGTTTGGTGGAGGCGCAAAAGCCGATCTGGTCCGGGGCGACGACGCGGTAGCCGGCCAGGCTCAGCGCCGTGATGGTCTGTTCCCAGGTCGCGCCGCAGAAGTTTTTGCCGTGCAGGAGCAGCACCGTCTTGCCGTTGGCCGCACCGGCCGGCGCCACGTCCATGTAGGCCATCTGCAGGTTCAGCCCTTGCGAGGCGAAACTGTACTTGTGGAGCGGGTGCGGGTAGGCGAAACCTTCGAGCTGGGGGCCGTAGGTGGCGGCAGAGGCTGAGCCTGCAAGCAGGGCGGTGATAAGCAGGGTGCGCATGGCTAATTTCTCCCGAAAAGCGTGCAAGTTGAGCCTAATTATTGCAAAAAACAGCTGGTTCGGCCCAGACAGGGTAAACTATGCACAAATTTCTTTCGCAATTCGGCGATTCGAACAATTTTTTTGAGTGACGCCATGTCTGACACCCCAGTTTCCCCTATTACCCTTTTTTCCGACCTTGATCTTGGCGCTCCGCTGCTGAAGGCGTTGAGCGACGTCGGTTACGAGTCGCCTTCGCCGATCCAGGCCGCGACCATTCCCCTGCTGCTGAATAACCAGGACGTGCTGGGCCAGGCCCAGACCGGCACCGGCAAGACCGCCGCTTTCGCGCTGCCTATCCTGGCGCGCCTCGATATCAAACAGACCACGCCGCAGGCGCTGGTGCTGGCGCCGACCCGCGAACTGGCGATCCAGGTCGCCGAGGCGTTCCAGACCTACGCCAAGCATATCCCGGGCTTCCACGTGCTGCCGATCTACGGCGGCCAGAGCTACGGTCCGCAACTGTCGGCCCTGCGCCGCGGCGTCCACGTGGTGGTCGGCACCCCGGGCCGCGTGATCGATCACCTGGACAAGGGTTCGCTCGACCTGTCCAAGCTGAAGACCCTGGTGCTGGACGAAGCCGACGAAATGCTGCGCATGGGCTTCATCGACGACGTCGAGCGCATCCTGCAGGAAACCCCTGAGTCGCGCCAGACCACGCTGTTCTCGGCCACCATGCCGTCGGCCATCCGCCGCATCGCCAATACCTACCTGCGCCAGCCGAAGGAAGTGACGGTTGCCGCCAAGACCGGCACCAACGAAAACATCCGCCAGCGCTACTGGCTGGTGTCGGGCATGCACAAGCTCGACGCGCTGACCCGCATTCTGGAAGCCGAGAACTTCGACGGCATGATCGTCTTCTCGCGCACCAAGCTCGGCACCGAGGAACTGGCGCAGAAGCTGCAGGCGCGCGGCTTCTCGGCCGCCGCCATCAACGGCGACATCCAGCAAGCCCAGCGCGAGCGCACCATTGCCCAGCTGAAGGAAGGCAAGATCGACATCCTGGTGGCGACCGACGTCGCCGCCCGCGGCCTGGACGTGGAGCGCATCTCGCACGTGGTCAACTACGACGTGCCGCACGATCCGGAAAGCTACACCCACCGCATCGGCCGCACCGGCCGCGCCGGCCGCAGCGGCGAAGCCATCCTGTTCATCACGCCGCGCGAAAAAGGCTTGCTGAAGATGATCGAACGGTCGACCCGCCAGCCGATCGGCCAGCTCGAACTGCCGACCATCCAGGCCGTCAACGACGTGCGTATCGCCAAGTTCAAGCAGCAGATTACCGACACCCTGGCCGAAGGTGGCCTGGAGCAGTTCCAGGCGCTGATCGAGGCCTTCGAGCAGGAGCAGAACGTGCCAGCGGTGGAAATTGCCGCCGCGCTGGCCAAGCTGGCCCGTGGCGATGTGCCGCTGCTGCTGGACAAGAAGCAGGTCACGCAGTGGGAAGAACGTCCGGCCCGCGCCGGCGCCGGCTTCGACCGTCCTGAACGCAGCGACCGCTTCGACCGCGGCGACCGCCCGGAGCGCGGCGACCGTTTCGACCGTGGTGACCGTCCAGAGCGCAATTTCCCGAAGAAGGAGCGCATCGTGCGCGAATCGGAACCGGGCATGCGCACCTACCGTATTGAAGTCGGCTACCAGCACGGCGTCAAGCCGGGCAATATCGTCGGCGCCATCGCCAACGAAGGCGGCATCGATTCCAAGAACATCGGCCGCATCGAGATCTACGACGACTACGCCGTGCTCGACATGCCGGATACCCTGAGCAAGGATGCGCTGGACCTGATGGCCGGCATCCGCGTGGCCGGCCAGGCGCTGCGCATCAGCGTCGACGGCCAGGGCGCACCAGCCCCGGCGCCGGCGCAGTCGTTCGCCAAGCCGGCGCGCGCCGAGAAACCGGTGCGTGCCGACGCGCCAGCCCGTGCGGAGCCGCAGGAACGTGCGGCCAAGCCGGTCGCTTCGTCGCTGGACCAGACCGTG is a genomic window containing:
- a CDS encoding DEAD/DEAH box helicase encodes the protein MSDTPVSPITLFSDLDLGAPLLKALSDVGYESPSPIQAATIPLLLNNQDVLGQAQTGTGKTAAFALPILARLDIKQTTPQALVLAPTRELAIQVAEAFQTYAKHIPGFHVLPIYGGQSYGPQLSALRRGVHVVVGTPGRVIDHLDKGSLDLSKLKTLVLDEADEMLRMGFIDDVERILQETPESRQTTLFSATMPSAIRRIANTYLRQPKEVTVAAKTGTNENIRQRYWLVSGMHKLDALTRILEAENFDGMIVFSRTKLGTEELAQKLQARGFSAAAINGDIQQAQRERTIAQLKEGKIDILVATDVAARGLDVERISHVVNYDVPHDPESYTHRIGRTGRAGRSGEAILFITPREKGLLKMIERSTRQPIGQLELPTIQAVNDVRIAKFKQQITDTLAEGGLEQFQALIEAFEQEQNVPAVEIAAALAKLARGDVPLLLDKKQVTQWEERPARAGAGFDRPERSDRFDRGDRPERGDRFDRGDRPERNFPKKERIVRESEPGMRTYRIEVGYQHGVKPGNIVGAIANEGGIDSKNIGRIEIYDDYAVLDMPDTLSKDALDLMAGIRVAGQALRISVDGQGAPAPAPAQSFAKPARAEKPVRADAPARAEPQERAAKPVASSLDQTVRAAAVDSDSDVPAKKKKEKPGKVSVPMSAFRVEVGRENEITPANIVGAIANETGLEAKYIGRIEIFDKHTMLELPDGMPDDMFKSLGKVWVGGAQLKISQIDRMPPESVKHTPPKKPAPGAKPKSKKY
- a CDS encoding M28 family peptidase yields the protein MRLPVIALAAGLALQAHARQPIVAEAPLRAHLSFLADDLLEGRGTGQRGGDLTVRYLETQAAVLGLKPLADGSYRQLVKAEGSKLLPGSSVRVSADNGKELTPAIGTEILIGTMGGKEDITVDAPVVFVGYGAVAPEEKWDDYKGVDMKGKLLVMMVNDPQPTAAEPNRFAGKAYTYYGRWMYKYEEAVRQGAAGVLLIHTTPSASYGWSVPATSFAHERFHLAGSGNPLEGWLQEDTARALFAAGGFDLDQLRADAERSDFRPVDLKLKLRAEVKSKIRQIEQYNVVGIVPGTDAKLKSEAVVYSAHWDHLGIDDSKQGDNIWNGAIDNGSGVAALLAMAQEAVKHPAKRSQVFLWPAGEETGFLGSIAYIRNPAWPLDKTSADLNLDSMNFVGKTRDIGVAGAERSSLYAAAEVVAKQMGLKLAPAIPDLSGAYFRADHFSFAKAGVPAFNVGSAVFSGDGYFDFTDNQERNRARLVAFKQDYHQPSDQYHADWDLSGMVQQAQFTLNLGYHVANAPTMQTWKAGDAFGKVKR
- a CDS encoding alpha/beta hydrolase translates to MRTLLITALLAGSASAATYGPQLEGFAYPHPLHKYSFASQGLNLQMAYMDVAPAGAANGKTVLLLHGKNFCGATWEQTITALSLAGYRVVAPDQIGFCASTKPEHYQYTFQQLAANTDGLLKHIGVKQAIVIGHSTGGMLATRYALSYPDAVARLVLVNPIGLEDWKALGVPSQSVDQWYARELKLSADSVRAYERATYYSGNWKPEYEKWVDMLAGLNNGPGKKVVAWNSALIYDMIFTQPVVYEFPLLKVPTTLLIGDADTTAIGKDVAPPEVKVKIGRYDVLGKETAKKIPGARLVELKGMGHAPQMEDPTAFHRTLLEELNR